TTTTACATCATTGCTGGCCTTTGAAGCACCCTATTTTAGTGTGAGCACAAATTACTCTCAAGTTAGGCTTCTTTGATGTACTTACCTCGAACAACGCAGATGGAAGCTGGACACCATGTTCAGTAATTTGACGAAGCTGCTCCAAAAGAGCGTGGGCGAGGTCTTGCGAAGTATGGATAGTGGCGGAGGCGCGGGCGCCAATAGCAGAATTTACAGAAGCAGCCTTAGCAATTACTCCAGAGATGGCAGGGTGGAGTTTCTGCAAACAACCATTAGTTTGGCGTAGCAAATGATTCTCCCAAGCCACATACATTATCGTAAACACCTTTGGCTTGCTTTACAACGATCAATTCCTCTGTAGGAGTCTTAAAAGGATCTGTAGCAAATCATCAATGAGACATCCAATTATACAGCGAACTTGACATACAGGGGAAGGTGGCTGCCGCTCGGTCGAAACTACCATACACATGTCAGAACTCGAACAGCCCATATGATGACTTTAACCCACGTTGCAACAGCAAGGCCATCAGCAGATTCTAACAGAGGTTTAGTCCTTGTGAGTACGGGAGTTGCAACATCATAGCTTTCTTCAAATGGCGATATGTTTAGCTTCATAAAAATCCAACGACAAAGGGGACATACTGGAAGCCACACCGACGGCAGTTTCATAAAGCTTCGCAGAGAGCTTGTTGGAGTTGATGAGGCTCCTACGAAAATAGGGTCAGTATTTTGGGCATGGGCATTTTAGAAGACGGCGCACTGGGCATAAGCGACAGAGTCGTGGACAACAGGGATGCTGTCGATCTTGGAGACGATCTGGAATTCTACAATGGGTGGCATTAAAATGTGGGACAGTCATGTAAAATGGAAAGTCGTCGCACGTACGTGGAACTTCGGTAGGGGTGGAGGTAACAGCGGCCATCTTGAATCGGTTCGACTGAATGAATAAGCTAATAAATAGTGGAGACTAGGTCAGCAGTATTCAGCAGGGCTGCTACGCGAAGCGTGCCAAAAAGTTATCACAAAGTACAAGCAGACGGAACATGACAGGTGTGATTACCTACACCTGCGAGAGCGTGTCGAACCCAAGAGCCCATGGGAAAGGGGACACAGGGCACCTGGAATTATCATTCCTCCCTTTACCGTATAGCCATTTCCGCCTTGCGCCTTCGTCGAATCACGGATAGAATAAACCTCGGCTACTATTTCGTCCACCTCCTACAGGTTGGAAAGTCTGTGATAAATTATCGCGAAGGAACTGAAAGTGCACCTCATGGCTGCAGGGCGGATTAAATAGAGAGGGGTAAAACGAGGATTGAAAACAGGAAACGCTATCCTCGTGGGCTTTGCTGCCCATATTTGATTCAAGTACTTTTCCACGCCTGGCCTCTCATAGCGCTGCTATCGAGATGCTGCTATCGAGATAgacagaaggagaaggcggacTCACTTTGGTATATGTACTGTTTAACTTAGCTTGAATAttcaagaagaaacagaacgtcaaatgaagatggattTGCGGAAATAGTTGTACTGATTCATGGAAAAGAACGGAGAAGACTGGGCATGGATGGCCAAGCAACAAGATTCTCACGCAAAAAGAAGCGTCATCATCCCATTTATCGTAAACAGCACCGCTCGCTGCTGGGTGGCGCGAAGCCAGGTCCGCGATAAGTCAGACCCTGAATCTCTCATGACGCGGAAGAGCAAAAAGCAAAGAGTGCGGCTCCCGGTTGCGGTGTTGTAGGAAATAAGCCGCGCGTTACACATGGGTATGTATCAGTGGGTACGTACTACTATACTAGTCTGCCTGCGTGCATAACCTCTATTTAATTATCGTCTGTAAAATTGCCTATATATCTCTACAATTACAAAATGCAAGTATCGTCTTTTCTACTACTAgcaatctcttccaacctcCCCAATCTCACTCATTCGtcttccgtctcttccATCGAACACTCAAGTGAGAAGTATCAGGGCTTGAACGTTCCTCCGAAAGCGATAAAGGCGCTGCCCCTGTAAACCTTGCTGCCCTGTTCTGGAACGATTTCAGGCACTGGCGTAGGGCGGAATCATAGAACGCGCTCCCAGTTCTAGCCTGTTGACCGTGTTAGACCGAGCACCATGCTGATGTGGGAATATAATAGCTTTAAGTCGTAGTCTACGAGTGCTATCGCGTTCGCGCCTCCAATTCACACATCATGTCGTCCTTACCCCCCGCCTGTATGGGGTCCAAGGGTAACGAAGTTGTTGGATAGGGCTTGTAAGGATGAACGTAAGAATGGATGGTGCCGTTGTGTCAGACATGAAAATGGGGACGTCGACCTAGACAGAAGCCTAGGCGGTTATATTAGTGGGCAGGGCAGTTGGAGTCGATGGAATAGGGGATCAGCATGCGGTCGTGGAGATTGATCGAATTGAAAGCGTTGTCGCGATGGCTGCGGGTAATAAGGTGTCATATATATTCACTCGCGTCTCGGAGAACAACACTGCTGCAGTGTTCCGACCATGaatttcctcctctcacATCCCGTTCCTTTGAACAGTCCCTCTGGCTGACCTTCCCATATCGTCTTGAACCTTGAATGCTGTGTCATAGACGGACCATCCCCATACCGTAGGTTTTTTTCGATGGGTACAGTATGGTACCTAATACTACTACTAGATAAGCTTTACTAATAACAGACACGTTACTCCGTCCCACCGATAAGATTCCATCTTCTGTGATTCCCTATATATATCCCTGAAATGTAAAGGACCTCTTTTCTATTAGCTGTTCTCCTTTTTAGCTGTAATTAGTTTTCAATGAGGCGGCCGACAGGGTCATGGACAAGATATTCTAATGACCTCAACGAGACCCAGAAGAGTGCGTAGCTGGGTGGTACCTATGACATCGGTCAGTTGCCACCTATCCATACCGATGGTGAGCCATCACACCATTATTGCTTGCTGCCGTCGCAGCATTATTTACTGCCATTATTACCGCACGGAAACAACGGACATCGTACATCGAGTTAGGCTCGTCTGGTGAGGCCTAAAGGTCAGAGGAGGGGCTTGTGCCAAGCTTAACACAAGCAACGACGAAGTAAATATCATGGAGAATCGAGAGGTGGAATGCTTGATTATTGTTGTTGAACGCGACGACGAAAGTCGACAAGGAAAAGTTCAAGGCGGGAACATTGTAGTATTCTCGGCCGCAAGTGGCCATTAGCAATATTGTACTACCCATCGCTAGCGTACGATAACACCTTCATATCCGTTTAACACTTGCGAGCTCACCGTTGTGAAAGCCGATCTCACTTCAATATTCAGCCTGGAACGAAGGCATTGGTGGCTTTTTTGACCTTGTAGTATCTTCGGTCAAGTTCGCCAAAGCTTTGCTTCGAGATTTTGAAATAGAAATGGTCAGTCTTCTTTAATGCAGCGGGAATCTGCGTACTTCAAAACTGTTCAAGACTGATTGCAAAGTTGACTAACAGAAGAGATCTCCGCATCTTCAAAAACCTCCAAATAGCaagaagcaaaaaaaaaagaaatgacCGCAAAAAAGCGTCGGTAAAAGCCGAGAAGTCTGATGGTTCCTGACATGACGGAATTCAACGACAAAACAGGGAAGATGTCACGTAGTGAGAGTCCGTCGGTCGAGAGGATATATATACTTCTACCCGTCCTTCAGCCCACGCACACCATCGGCAACACCAGGATGGTCCATTTCcccttgtcctcttcctctgctttcATCCGCAGGTCCCGACACCTTTCTCGTCGGAATCCTACCGTTCAATTACCTGCAACCACTTCTCGTCTCTTTTGGAGGGCTCTATCTCTCTCCTCAAGATCTCCAAAGTATACTACTCTCACCACCTCACATATTTCTCACATTCGAAAACTTTtgtcctctccatcctcggTCTTATCGACACTGGATGGTTCAGCAACATCAGACGATCTTTTACCTCACAATCTGGATTGGATGGGCAAATATTTAGGCCAGAGCAAGGTCCTTGTCAAGCCGAAAACGGTAGAAGAGGTCAGTCGGATAGTAAAGTGGTGTGACGAGAATGATGTGGCTATCGTTCCTCAGGGAGGGAATACAGGACTGGTAGGAGGTTCTACGCCTATTCATGACGAACTAATCTTGTCACTCTCCTCGCTCAACTCAATACGCTCTTTCGATCCAGTCTCTGGTATTCTCATTGCAGAAGCAGGGCTTATCTTAGAGAAAGCAGATTCATTTTTGGAATCCAGGGGCTTCGTATTCCCTCTTGACCTGGGTGCCAAGGGATCATGCCAGATAGGAGGCAATGTAGCTACCAATGCTGGAGGTTTAAGGCTGCTGCGTTACGGAAGTTTGAGAGGAAGTGTTTTGGGCCTGGAAGTAGTCTTGCCAGATGGCAGGATCTGGGACGGCTTGAGTGGTTTGAGGAAAGATAATACTGGTGAGCAGGCGACGCTTACTTTTGCTGACGAAGAGATTGACTGTGCGTGAAAGGCTATGACTTGAAACAGCTTTTCATAGGGTCTGAGGGCTCAATCGGCATAATCACCGCCGTATCTATCCTCTGTCCCCATCGGCCCCGCAGCACAAACGTCGCACTCTTCTCTCTACCATCTTATGCAGCCTGTCTTGAAGTATTTTCTCAAGCAAAACAGCATCTGGGAGAGATTATGTCGGCGTTCGAAATGTTTGACAATACTGCATACGAGGCTGTGAAGAAGCATGGGGGAGCAAAAAAGGtctttgaaaaagaaggagatttcTATTGTTTAATAGAAACAGGAGGAAGCTCAGCAGAGCATGACTCGGAGGTGAGGCCTTGTCGATGGTTTGAAGGGGATATGAGTATTTATCTGGCCGTAGAAACTCACAAGCCTCTTCGACCACTTGCTATCCTCTTCGTTCATCCTTGATGGCGTATTGGCCCAAGACAGTGCTCAAATACATTCACTCTGGCAGATACGTGAATTATGTCCCGAATCACTAAGCAAAGCAGGCAAGGCGTACAAGTACGACCTCTCCGTTCCAGTTGAAAAAATGTATGAAGTTGtagagaggatgagggcaCATTtaaaggaaagagggcTCCTAGGCGGGAAAGTGAAATATGTGGCAGGTTTTGGCCATCTGGGTGATGGTTGGTAAAATCCAATTACGCCAGTCTCTTCGCTACTGAACCGATCTTCAGGTAATCTCCATTTGAATGTGGTCGCAGAAGGGAACGAGTTCTCTGAGGAAGTGCAATGCATCATAGAGCCTTTCGTCTATGAGCTTGTAGGTGCGTACTATTCTGATACGACGGAACAAAAGTGCGAGGAACCGTCGTTGCGCTGATGTTAATCGTTCTCATCATAGCCGAATATAACGGTTCCATATCTGCTGAGCATGGTTTGGGCTCAATGAAGGCACCTTACATATCGTATTCTCAAACTGATACTTCTATCGAGTTGATGAGGCGGTTGAAAAAGCTTTTTGACCCAAAGGGAATCATGAACCCTTATAAATTCATTCTCTAGTGTAACAGGTTTCCTTGCATGTACTCTTTAAGCTAGGTACTCTTGCATTGATATCAAATCGGTCGAACCCTTTGAAGTCAAGCAGGCTAAAAATTCGGGTACACAAAAACAATGCAGACCATGGTGACAGTTACACTCCAGAACGTAAATACCAAAATCTAAAGCTCCCCAATCTTCTCTGCCAACAGAGCCGTTCCCTTTCGAACACTCTTCTCGACAGTCTCCTTAACTCCCTTTTTGCCCAAGATCTTCTTgacctcttctccatctcctcgtTTCTTCATGCCTTCAATCAACTCGACCATCACAAATGGCGCATTGCCTTTGCAGACTCTCTCAATGTTCTCCGCACCACCGGCTTCGGCACTCGTGAGAGCATCCCAAACTGCACGTGAAAAAgcgggagaaagagaggaatCGGGAATAGAGAGTGTTTGTGTCTTGTGGTCAAAATGACCGCCGGATAGGAGTAGCTTATAGGTACGAATGGCGTGCGAGAGATCAAGAGGGTGGGAGACCGTAGGATCAGGGTTGGGGTCGAGAGGAGCGGGGTCAGGATAGGGTAGAGTGAGGGCGGATGCGAGAGTCTGGATAGCGGCACTTTTGTCTATGACCGACAATGAGCTCCAGTAGCCTAAAAAAAGTTGACTAGAACTTACCGCCTTGAGCATAAAGCAAGATTTCCTGGACAACCAAACCAGCTCCGGGATCCCTAACCATtacttctcctttttcctcaacAAGCTTCACTAGCCCTTCGTTGGCATAGCTCAAAAGCTCCTTGCGTCTCACGTCCATGTCTTTCTTGCTAGTACCAAGCTCCTTGGCTTTTTGTGCCGACTCAGCGAGCGAAGTCAGGGAGGCGTGAATGAAGTGACGGGTGGAGGTAGGCGTAAGGAGATAGAATATGGCACGTCGGCCATGCTTATCGAAAGCAAGGTCAGGAGCGAGAGAAATAATGTCAGAGACAAAGGCTTTGCCCATAAGCTTGGTGTCACTAGGGATTAGATCAGCAGAGGTCAACGTCATCAGGTTGGAAACGCTCACTCAACACAGTCAAATGCAGTGAAAAGGACCATCTGGGCATCACCATCCTTGCAAAGCGCCTCGACATGCTTCCTCAAAGGCTGCAGTATTTGTTTACGATCCTATCATTTTGGGTTAGCATGAGGAGTGATATGGCTGTCGGCATATACTGACCTTGGCATTCCCTCTGACGATCAACTCTCGGACAACAGCTGAACCGTCTTTAGTGTGGACGATTTCAGGGAAACTTTCGGCACCAGCGGCCAACAGCTCGTGCATCTTTTTGGAGGAGGCCTCGCCGTCAAGGAACTTATAGATGCACTGGACATATTCGAGAACAAGGCGGTGGAAGATTGCTTGACCAAGAGCGTTCTTTTGTGTGGCGTTGAAGACGTCCAAGACGGTCTTCTCGATAGCGTCCAGCACCCGTTCCCGGCCCTTACCCTCACCCATATCTTCCAAACTCGCCTCTAAACCCTTGACCTCAACGCCCTGCTTAGCACCGTCGAAGATTTTGACTTCCCTAGGATAGAAACCCCTCACAAGCAGTCTACGCTCCTTGGCGGATGCCCAGAGCTCGTAGAGGTCGGAAAGGGGGGTGACAGCGTGCGCGTGGTtaagaagattgagaagcTGAGGGGCGAGATGGGGGATGAGCAAAGGGCGGATAGACGGGCAGTATCGAATGAGCTTGGACATGAGGAATTTGGAGTACTTGGATTCCATCATGGCCTTCCACTGAGGTTCAAGCTCCATAGCAACGCCCAGACGctcttccttgccaccATATTTAACAATCTAGTAGTTTGTCAGCGTCACTCAAAAAATTTGAACAAACTGGACATACGGTCTGTAATACTCGACCACCTTTATGGCCCCTGGATACCTCGATGACTCTCCCCTTGACAGCTTCCCAAAGTTCAGTGAtagccttcttcctctcctccttgctCAAATCAGCTCTTCTGGCAGTTTCCCACAGAGGTAAAAGGGTGTCATGCaaaagaggatgggaaggcaAGAGAGTCGTTCTGTGAGGTTGAGCAGCATGAAGGGCTTGTTTCTCGGCTTTCGACAGACGCTTCTTTTCAGGGGCAGCTCCTTGGGcgtcaccatcatccatgTCAACATCGTTACGTTCGGTTTCCTGGTCTTCCTGGTCTTCATCTGAGAATGATCCCTCGTCCATGCtcacatcctcatcttcttcttcaccgccCCCCTGGGTGATAGGCTTCTTACGTTTTttggcctcttcctcccgtTCGCGAGGAGCAGATCGAGACTTGGATTGCTTTGGGGCTGCAGGCTTTGAAGATTTGTCAGACTGGGCGACTTTGGTCTTTTTAGGTGCTGAACCAGCATCGGGAGCTGAGCGCTTCTTCTGAGCTGCCTTGGGAGCCATTTTTAATTGGGCTTAGGTTAGTTTGAAGAtagtcaaagaagaaaaagagaggTTGGTATCGGCTTTTGGTCGAAAACCTGCTCGAACGGCCTTGGTCAAGAAATCTTGAACCCAGGCACCATTCTCCGATATTGCCATGTGAATGTCACGTGGAGTTGGCTTTTGCATTAAATGGTCTCCCACTTTCCTGAACCGCCGGCATCCGTTTGCGCGGTGACGTCGACAAGTTCCGTCTCATCAGCCGTCTTCCAACAACCtcgaaggaagaaagcCAACGACATcatggaagagatggagaagacgaaaaagagACGGATATCAATAAATTAAATCCAAGGAAACTTTTAAACTTGATTAGCATACAGATGTCAAGACGCAAAGAGTGAATGATGTCATAGTCATCTTTTTTATGGGATTGAAAGAAGGCTCCGCACATTGATCGACAAACAAGACAGGTCTTGGTGGTGTGCTTGGGTGttcaccgccgccgccaagAGCGGAGTCGCGGGACGTGAGAAATATTAAGAAATAAAGGGCGTCATCGTTGGTTCATTTGATTCATTTCCGTTAATCGGTCAACTGGGCCAAATATTGACAGGAATTAAAGAAGTCACTAGGAGTTCGATGCTGTCTCGAGGACCGCTTCCAATTGAATACACTGACATCCTTCATACAGC
This window of the Cryptococcus neoformans var. neoformans B-3501A chromosome 2, whole genome shotgun sequence genome carries:
- a CDS encoding hypothetical protein (Match to ESTs gb|CF193068.1|CF193068, gb|CF188947.1|CF188947); the encoded protein is MAAVTSTPTEVPQFQIVSKIDSIPVVHDSVAYAQSLINSNKLSAKLYETAVGVASKSYDVATPVLTRTKPLLESADGLAVATFDRAAATFPYPFKTPTEELIVVKQAKGVYDNKLHPAISGVIAKAASVNSAIGARASATIHTSQDLAHALLEQLRQITEHGVQLPSALFEGASKASNDVKEIVFAKEVSVQEKSNKFASYVLEQAKPLIEEIYNYVYTAKTKAAEKGNNTAEEASEASDKVADKANGGVEHVENGQ
- a CDS encoding hypothetical protein (HMMPfam hit to FAD-oxidase_C, FAD linked oxidases, C-terminal domain, score: 260.1, E(): 3.6e-75; HMMPfam hit to FAD_binding_4, FAD binding domain, score: 218.8, E(): 9.8e-63) → MVPDMTEFNDKTGKMSRSESPSVERIYILLPVLQPTHTIGNTRMVHFPLSSSSAFIRRSRHLSRRNPTVQLPATTSRLFWRALSLSSRSPKYTTLTTSHISHIRKLLSSPSSVLSTLDGSATSDDLLPHNLDWMGKYLGQSKVLVKPKTVEEVSRIVKWCDENDVAIVPQGGNTGLVGGSTPIHDELILSLSSLNSIRSFDPVSGILIAEAGLILEKADSFLESRGFVFPLDLGAKGSCQIGGNVATNAGGLRLLRYGSLRGSVLGLEVVLPDGRIWDGLSGLRKDNTGYDLKQLFIGSEGSIGIITAVSILCPHRPRSTNVALFSLPSYAACLEVFSQAKQHLGEIMSAFEMFDNTAYEAVKKHGGAKKVFEKEGDFYCLIETGGSSAEHDSEKLTSLFDHLLSSSFILDGVLAQDSAQIHSLWQIRELCPESLSKAGKAYKYDLSVPVEKMYEVVERMRAHLKERGLLGGKVKYVAGFGHLGDGNLHLNVVAEGNEFSEEVQCIIEPFVYELVAEYNGSISAEHGLGSMKAPYISYSQTDTSIELMRRLKKLFDPKGIMNPYKFIL